DNA sequence from the Chitinophaga flava genome:
ACACTATCCGGCACATGGGTCATCATCCCCTTATATTGTCTGGCGGCAAACTGTAATGTTTCATCCGCTTTACGAAGCAATTCCTGGTTGGCTTTACCAGACTGTGCATACGATTGCACGAACATCGCCGGCAGCATCAGCAGGGTAAAGAACAGATTCTTTTTCATAAAAAGTTAGTTATAGGTTGAATCATTTTTTTTTCGTGACGGCTTTGATGCTGCCGGCACTGGATTCCCTTGCTATCAGTTGAATAGGTATAATCTCCTGTGAATAACGGGGAGTTCCTGTTTGTTTGCTGGTAATAAGTTCCATCAGGGCGGCCACTACTCTTTCTCCCATCATGGCGGGATATTGATCAATGCTGGTAACAGGTGGTGTTACGATTTCAGTCCGCGGGTCATTGGAATAGCCTACGATCTTCAGATCTTCCGGCACCCTGATATTTTGTTTCCGGCAATATTCCATAATCGTGATGGCCGTGGTATCGTTGGATGCGAAAATCCCATCAGGATAAGGCTTCTGCGCGAAAATTTTCTCACAGGTCTGCCAGGCATTATCACGGGTAAGCTCCTGATAGAAAACCCTTGTTTTTTTGAAAGGCAGTTTATGTTGCTGCAATGCATTTTTATACCCCGTTACTCTTTCGAGGTACAGGTTACAGCTCAGCGGTCCGGAGATATGCACGATATCCCGGCATCCTCTTTCAATCAGGTGACTGGTGGCTGTAAATCCGCCCAGGTAGTCATCTCCCTTGATCACCTTTACATTATAATCTTTGGGTACCCGGTCAAAAAATACCAGTGGTATGTTATTGTCTTTGAAGATATCGAAGTGGGAGAAGTCGGTGGTATACAGGGTAGTGCTTACCACCAGGCCATCTACACGGGCAGAATACAGCGTATTGACCAGGGTTACTTCCTGATCATAGGAATCGTTGGACTGGCAGATGATCAGGTTGTAACCATGTTCCTGTAATTTATTCTGGATAATGGTACTGATAGTGGCTGGAAAAAACATGGAGATACGCGGGACGATCAATCCGATGGTCTTGCTTTTATTGTTGCGCAAGCCGGCAGCCAGCGCATTGGGACGGTATCCCAGCTTACGGGCCATTTTTTTAACCCTGTCTTTCGTACGTGCGCTGATGTTAGGATTGTCGTTCAGTGCGCGTGATACAGTAGATACCGATAATTTCAGTTCTTCTGCAATATCAACGATTGTTTTTTCTGTGCGTTTGCTCATGTATTAGCCATTAACTGTAAAAGTTCTCATTATCTGCCCATCCAGCCGCCATCTACGGTGAGTATGGTGCCGTGTACATAATCTGAAGCCCTTGAAGCCAGGAATATAACGGGGCCTGCAAAATCTTCAGGCTCACCCCAGCGTCCTGCCGGTATTCTGTCAAGAATGGAGCTGCTGCGTTTTTCATCTGCCCTCAGGGCGGTAGTATTATCCGTGGCAATATAACCGGGTGCAATAGCATTCACGTTCACTCCCCTGCTGGCCCATTCGTTGGCGAATGCTTTTACCAGCGAGCCTACAGCGCCTTTGCTGGCGGCATATCCCGGTACGTTGATCCCACCCTGGAAGGTGAGCAACGAGGCCGTAAAGATAATCTTTCCGGCGCCTCTTTCAATCATGCCCTTTCCTATTTCACGGGTAAG
Encoded proteins:
- the kduD gene encoding 2-dehydro-3-deoxy-D-gluconate 5-dehydrogenase KduD, with amino-acid sequence MDLFQLKGKTALVTGCKRGIGKAMAVALASAGADIIGVSASLELSGSEVEKEVTALGRSFKAYQCDLSDRTSLYAFIGKVQQEVKQIDILVNNAGTILRKPAAEHPDEYWDEVINTNLNAQFILTREIGKGMIERGAGKIIFTASLLTFQGGINVPGYAASKGAVGSLVKAFANEWASRGVNVNAIAPGYIATDNTTALRADEKRSSSILDRIPAGRWGEPEDFAGPVIFLASRASDYVHGTILTVDGGWMGR
- a CDS encoding LacI family DNA-binding transcriptional regulator, translating into MSKRTEKTIVDIAEELKLSVSTVSRALNDNPNISARTKDRVKKMARKLGYRPNALAAGLRNNKSKTIGLIVPRISMFFPATISTIIQNKLQEHGYNLIICQSNDSYDQEVTLVNTLYSARVDGLVVSTTLYTTDFSHFDIFKDNNIPLVFFDRVPKDYNVKVIKGDDYLGGFTATSHLIERGCRDIVHISGPLSCNLYLERVTGYKNALQQHKLPFKKTRVFYQELTRDNAWQTCEKIFAQKPYPDGIFASNDTTAITIMEYCRKQNIRVPEDLKIVGYSNDPRTEIVTPPVTSIDQYPAMMGERVVAALMELITSKQTGTPRYSQEIIPIQLIARESSAGSIKAVTKKK